The Mycolicibacterium parafortuitum nucleotide sequence AGCGTCGACATCCGGTCCGAGCGCAGGCACTGCTGGGGTAGCTCCGCGAGCTCGGCTGCCAGCTCCTCGGCCTTCTGCCGCGCCTGTCCGGTCGGCACCACCCGGTTGGCCAGCCCGATCGCCAGCGCCTCGTCGGCATCGACGGCGCGGCCGGTCAGGATCAAGTCCATCGCCCGGCTGTGCCCGATCAGCCGCGGCAACCGCACGGTGCCGCCGTCGATCAACGGCACCCCCCAGCGCCGGCAGAACACGCCCATCACGGCGTCCTGTTCGACGATCCGCAGATCGCACCACAACGCCAGCTCGAGGCCGCCCGCGACCGCGTAGCCGCTGATCGCCGCGATCACCGGTTTCGACAGCACCATCCGGCTCGGCCCCATCGGCGCGGGTCCGGTGCGGTGCAGCGGATTGGTCCGGTCGGTGCCCATCGCCTTGAGATCGGCACCCGCGCAGAAGGTTCCGTTGTCCCCGCACAGCACGGCCACCGACGCGGTGTCGTCGG carries:
- a CDS encoding crotonase/enoyl-CoA hydratase family protein; protein product: MSIRVERNGAVTTVVMNRPEARNAVDGPTALELYEAFGEFDSDDTASVAVLCGDNGTFCAGADLKAMGTDRTNPLHRTGPAPMGPSRMVLSKPVIAAISGYAVAGGLELALWCDLRIVEQDAVMGVFCRRWGVPLIDGGTVRLPRLIGHSRAMDLILTGRAVDADEALAIGLANRVVPTGQARQKAEELAAELAELPQQCLRSDRMSTLTQWGMPEADAMDVEFGSLSRVAAESLEGAARFSAGAGRHGARANPS